One segment of Nostoc piscinale CENA21 DNA contains the following:
- a CDS encoding tRNA(His) guanylyltransferase Thg1 family protein produces the protein MKFEELDTRLRVFETAHDLCVLPGLFIVARIDGRNFTRLTKETHKFVAPFDAQFRDYMVSTVEHLMNCGFRIIYGYTQSDEISLLFHRDEESFSRKLRKLNSILAGEASAKLSLLLNSIAAFDCRVSQLPTLNLVVDYFRWRNEDAHRNALNAHCYWMLRKAGESAVAATEKLDRLSVSDKNELLYQQANINFNNLPNWQKRGIGLYWESYQKEATNPQTGEKVLAMRRRIKVDMDLAMKDDYSKFVRDIVLREHPDFELRQLEN, from the coding sequence ATGAAGTTTGAAGAGTTAGATACAAGACTGAGAGTTTTTGAAACAGCCCATGATTTGTGTGTATTACCAGGGCTATTTATTGTTGCTCGAATTGATGGGCGGAACTTTACTCGCTTGACAAAGGAAACTCACAAATTTGTAGCTCCCTTTGATGCTCAATTTCGAGATTACATGGTATCTACAGTAGAACATCTAATGAATTGTGGATTCCGTATCATTTATGGCTATACGCAAAGTGACGAAATCTCACTTCTATTCCACCGTGATGAGGAAAGTTTTAGTCGCAAATTGCGGAAACTCAACTCTATTTTGGCAGGAGAGGCAAGTGCAAAACTTTCACTGCTACTTAATAGCATTGCCGCCTTTGATTGTCGAGTTTCCCAACTTCCTACATTAAATCTAGTAGTCGATTACTTTCGTTGGCGTAATGAAGATGCTCATCGAAATGCCTTAAATGCTCACTGTTACTGGATGTTACGCAAAGCAGGTGAAAGTGCTGTAGCTGCTACAGAAAAGCTTGATAGGCTTTCAGTCAGTGATAAAAATGAATTACTTTACCAGCAAGCAAACATCAATTTTAATAACTTACCTAATTGGCAGAAACGAGGTATAGGACTATATTGGGAATCCTATCAAAAGGAAGCAACCAATCCCCAAACGGGAGAGAAAGTCTTGGCGATGAGAAGACGTATCAAAGTTGATATGGATCTGGCGATGAAAGATGATTACAGTAAATTCGTCCGGGATATCGTACTGCGAGAGCATCCTGATTTTGAATTGAGGCAGCTAGAGAATTAA
- a CDS encoding AAA family ATPase, which yields MLKTRHREKRLIETCLEIAQPFVVDNTNPTPEERKRYIVLAKNQGFSITGYYFESKIADSIQRNQNRKPEQQVPDKGIRGTHARLVLPRYEEGFDELYYVRLIQKGEFAVQEWLDEV from the coding sequence ATGCTCAAAACTAGACACCGAGAAAAGCGACTGATAGAAACTTGTCTGGAAATTGCTCAACCATTTGTTGTAGACAATACAAATCCTACACCTGAAGAGCGAAAACGCTACATTGTGTTAGCCAAGAATCAAGGATTTAGCATTACTGGCTATTATTTTGAATCAAAAATTGCTGATTCAATTCAACGTAATCAAAACCGTAAACCGGAGCAGCAAGTACCAGATAAAGGTATTAGAGGCACACACGCACGGCTGGTACTACCTCGGTATGAGGAAGGTTTTGACGAACTTTACTATGTTCGGTTAATACAAAAAGGAGAGTTTGCTGTACAGGAGTGGCTGGATGAAGTTTGA
- the hisS gene encoding histidine--tRNA ligase gives MAKTDKINFSTPSGFPEFLPSEKRLELYLLDTIRRVYESYGFTPIETPAVERLEVLQAKGNQGDNIIYGIDPILPPNRQAERDKAGETGSEARALKFDQTVPLAAYIARHLNELTFPFARYQMDVVFRGERAKDGRFRQFRQCDIDVIARRELSLLYDAQMPAIITEIFEAVNIGDFLIRINNRKILTGFFQSLGIAETQIKTCISIIDNLEKIGETKVKQELEKEGISPENTQKIIDFIKIDGNVDEVLDKLKHLSQNLPTAEQFSLGVTELETVITGVRNLGVPDKRFCIDLSIARGLNYYTGTVYETTLIGHEALGSICSGGRYEELVGMFIGEKMPGVGISIGLTRLISRLLKAGILKTLPATPAQVVVVNMQEDLMPTYLKVSQQLRQAGINVITNFEKRPLGKQFQAADKQGIRFCVIIGTDEAAAQKSSLKDLQTGEQVEVALADLAAEVKHRLEL, from the coding sequence ATGGCAAAGACTGACAAAATTAACTTTTCTACTCCTAGCGGTTTCCCTGAATTTTTACCTAGTGAAAAACGTTTAGAATTATATTTATTAGATACCATCCGTAGAGTTTATGAAAGCTATGGATTTACACCCATAGAAACCCCCGCCGTTGAAAGGTTAGAAGTATTACAAGCCAAAGGTAATCAAGGCGACAATATTATTTATGGTATCGACCCAATCTTACCACCAAATCGCCAAGCCGAAAGAGACAAAGCAGGCGAAACAGGTTCAGAAGCAAGGGCTTTAAAATTTGACCAAACTGTTCCCTTAGCAGCCTATATTGCCCGTCACTTAAATGAATTAACTTTTCCCTTTGCCCGTTATCAAATGGATGTCGTATTTCGGGGAGAACGAGCCAAAGATGGACGTTTTCGCCAATTTCGTCAATGTGATATCGATGTAATTGCGCGGCGCGAACTCAGCTTATTATATGACGCGCAAATGCCTGCAATTATCACCGAAATATTTGAGGCAGTGAACATTGGTGACTTTTTAATTCGCATCAATAACCGCAAAATTCTAACTGGGTTTTTCCAGTCATTAGGCATTGCCGAAACTCAAATTAAAACTTGTATTAGTATTATTGATAACCTAGAAAAAATTGGTGAGACTAAAGTTAAGCAAGAATTAGAAAAAGAAGGTATTTCCCCAGAGAATACACAAAAAATTATTGATTTTATCAAAATCGATGGCAATGTTGATGAGGTATTAGATAAACTCAAGCATTTGTCACAAAACTTACCAACAGCCGAACAATTTAGTTTAGGGGTTACAGAATTAGAAACAGTAATTACAGGTGTGCGTAATTTGGGAGTTCCTGATAAACGTTTTTGTATTGATTTGTCTATTGCCCGTGGCTTAAACTACTACACAGGCACAGTTTACGAAACTACCCTTATCGGTCATGAAGCTTTAGGTAGTATTTGTTCTGGTGGCAGGTATGAAGAATTAGTTGGTATGTTTATCGGTGAAAAAATGCCTGGAGTTGGTATTTCTATCGGGTTAACTCGCTTAATTAGCAGACTACTCAAAGCGGGTATTTTAAAGACTTTACCTGCAACACCAGCGCAAGTAGTAGTAGTCAATATGCAAGAAGATTTAATGCCGACTTATTTAAAAGTATCCCAACAGTTACGCCAAGCAGGTATTAATGTAATTACCAACTTTGAAAAACGCCCATTAGGTAAACAATTTCAAGCCGCAGATAAACAAGGAATTAGATTTTGTGTAATCATCGGTACTGATGAAGCCGCCGCCCAAAAATCATCGCTCAAAGATTTGCAAACAGGCGAACAAGTAGAGGTAGCATTAGCAGATTTAGCAGCAGAAGTTAAACATAGATTAGAGCTTTGA
- a CDS encoding DUF3598 family protein — translation MPNLREEMPVLARHEGDWVGTYTLVDTEGKILDKHESHLSCQFPDDSPDSYYQINRYTWANGKQEEHQFPGKYCDKAIWFDTERITGKAWEIDDSTLILWFSYKTVPAAYLYEMIQISPDNNSRARTWHWFKNHQIYQRTLIQEQRVR, via the coding sequence ATGCCTAATCTTAGAGAAGAAATGCCAGTGCTTGCACGTCATGAAGGCGATTGGGTAGGAACTTATACACTAGTAGATACGGAAGGCAAAATTTTAGATAAACATGAATCGCATTTAAGCTGTCAATTTCCTGATGACAGTCCTGATTCTTACTACCAAATTAATCGTTACACCTGGGCTAATGGTAAACAAGAAGAACATCAATTTCCAGGTAAATATTGTGATAAAGCTATTTGGTTTGATACAGAACGCATCACAGGCAAAGCCTGGGAAATAGACGATTCTACTTTGATTTTGTGGTTTTCTTATAAGACAGTTCCAGCCGCATATTTGTATGAAATGATTCAAATTAGTCCAGATAATAACTCTCGTGCCCGGACATGGCACTGGTTTAAAAATCATCAAATTTACCAACGTACCCTCATTCAAGAACAAAGAGTTAGATAG